A stretch of the Drosophila sulfurigaster albostrigata strain 15112-1811.04 chromosome 2L, ASM2355843v2, whole genome shotgun sequence genome encodes the following:
- the LOC133848509 gene encoding uncharacterized protein LOC133848509, translated as MASCDVQATPSNDKSNNITDCSKQVETTQTTDTSLAKDSPIAKAETTNEAANMINVNVNCKVETSSVKSGSNMPPPTKIPCPIHVGNGFHNRKYTTLMKSLDRKKVLDDSFSSTSTLVNTTEDSGVHMDCSTVDDDNSNCRELSSLRPSCSTPLHRDSTETLAATDSFLQLEKDEQQTLLVLQRAVAEMEADVAMHSAKLEKEIQLEVDNQPEAKDEQADATPSKSSCPSGSGVQERKHVRVEQLLEAEHDIEMLHKLLQPGSELVNNDAIDLPQSGDDLSGSELIAARDLDATERQTRKEMGLVYSLLHIFCGKNIRKLSYPILFCGMAVGLIFYFRKD; from the coding sequence ATGGCCAGTTGCGATGTTCAAGCCACTCCGTCCAACGATAAATCGAACAATATTACGGATTGCTCAAAACAAGTCGAAACAACTCAAACAACAGACACATCTCTGGCAAAAGATTCGCCCATAGCCAAAGCAGAAACTACAAATGAAGCAGCCAATATGATTAATGTGAATGTCAATTGTAAAGTTGAAACATCTAGCGTTAAGAGCGGCAGCAATATGCCGCCGCCAACCAAAATTCCGTGTCCCATACATGTAGGAAATGGCTTTCATAATCGGAAATACACAACACTAATGAAGTCGCTGGATAGAAAGAAGGTACTTGATGACAGTTTCAGTAGTACCAGCACTCTGGTGAACACAACAGAGGATTCAGGCGTTCACATGGACTGCTCAACTGTAGATGATGATAATTCGAATTGTCGCGAATTATCGAGTCTTCGGCCGAGCTGCTCAACGCCTCTGCATAGGGACAGCACCGAGACCCTAGCGGCAACCGATAGCTTTCTGCAACTGGAAAAGGACGAGCAGCAGACGCTCCTCGTGCTCCAACGTGCCGTCGCTGAGATGGAGGCGGATGTTGCAATGCATTCGGCGAAGCTTGAGAAGGAAATCCAGCTTGAGGTTGACAATCAACCAGAAGCGAAAGATGAGCAAGCAGACGCAACTCCATCAAAGAGTTCGTGTCCATCAGGCTCAGGCGTCCAAGAGCGTAAGCACGTCCGTGTGGAACAGCTTCTGGAGGCGGAGCACGACATTGAAATGTTGCACAAGCTTCTCCAACCTGGCAGCGAACTGGTCAATAACGATGCCATTGACTTGCCACAATCTGGCGACGATCTATCCGGATCGGAGCTGATTGCGGCAAGGGATTTGGACGCGACAGAGAGGCAGACCAGAAAGGAAATGGGTCTCGTCTACTCCCTGCTGCATATATTTTGTGGCAAAAACATTCGCAAACTGAGCTATCCAATACTATTCTGTGGCATGGCTGTCGGTTTGATTTTTTACTTTCGTAAGGACTAG
- the LOC133848002 gene encoding cartilage oligomeric matrix protein isoform X1, translating into MNWSRVLLVGLAALGLAIVEVASLSLDPVASAELEQFIRKGDVVISTRHIRPRRKLHISIEALFMIDFPMLKHKMSFFLDRKQQRVTLDISANGATESRNFDIPNINETSTIRSLALQFAKNRITLFVDCKASTYHDIDMSLAKLYTQMDDPVIKLFRERKYPLHFDADMEHSLQRANCQKGLHRRGNRRMLRNKISEREKNKKRDVRSNWYHEPTLARDGVDQRQHEIPTDVERGDIPVMHGDCEDALARSLSDLLALVKLLREDVAHQRQEIAYLRMLLENCAGCKEPSGDNNIRLEPNCRTANPCYPGVDCHDSASGPRCGRCPAGLIGDGKLCKPGVSCADRPCFLGVQCHDTVNGAQCDSCPVGYEGDGRTCSIRNPCLDTPCPSGVECIELGFSPYFQCISCPRGHKINGTTCHDVDECSLYRPCDESASCSNLNPGFRCGPCPPGFDGIHAHGYSADYLAVGFQKQTCEDINECKMGFFRCPEHSICQNTVGSYSCQCIDGYVANGTFSCLSAADLCPDGSVCSRNAECVPTDSYHYQCRCSVGWAGNGKICGRDRDLDGWPDESLNCAEPHCRRDNCPDLPNSGQEDADLDGIGDACDDDADSDQVVNSKDNCPFAYNSDQLDSDHDGIGDACDNCVFISNRRQLDADEDGMGNECDDDMDNDSVVNQYDNCPHDSNPNQSDMDNDGVGDVCDNCPTIPNPAQEDRDMDLVGDACDSDIDGDDDGIQDSEDNCPMVSNSDQLDTDFDGKGDACDDDMDGDGIPNYRDNCPLAKNPDQLDANRNGKGDICEDDEDDDGTPNIIDNCPNNSMIHRTDFRTIRSVMLDPEGDAQLDPNWEVHGNGSEITQTLNSDPGLVVGSDSFGGVDFEGTFYINDDTDDDYVGFIFSYQSNRKFYVVQWKKGTQTYWQSSPFRASAEPGVQIKLIDSNTGPGSMLRNSLWHAGDTPGQARLLWKDPMNAGWKEKTSYRWSLVHRPAIGLIRLRMYEGARLILDSHNVYDATLTLKGGRLGVFCFSQEMIIWSDLVYKCNTRVPPLIYNELPTHLKLKVELEN; encoded by the exons ATGAATTGGTCGCGCGTGTTGCTAGTTGGATTGGCCGCATTGGGCCTGGCGATTGTGGAGGTTGCATCACTCTCACTGGATCCAG TTGCCTCTGCCGAGTTGGAGCAGTTCATCAGGAAAGGCGATGTCGTCATATCCACTCGACACATCAG GCCACGCCGCAAGCTGCACATTTCGATTGAGGCGCTGTTCATGATTGACTTTCCCATGTTGAAGCATAAGATGTCCTTCTTCCTGGATCGCAAGCAACAACGCGTTACGCTCGACATAAGCGCCAATGGTGCAACCGAGTCACGCAACTTTGACATACCCAATATCAATGAGACGAGCACCATTCGATCTTTGGCCCTGCAGTTTGCCAAGAATAGAATCACATTGTTTGTGGACTGCAAGGCGAGCACCTACCACGATATCGACATGAGTTTGGCCAAGCTCTATACTCAAATGGACGATCCAGTAATCAAGCTG TTCAGAGAACGCAAATATCCACTGCACTTCGATGCAGACATGGAGCACTCGCTGCAACGTGCCAACTGCCAGAAGGGACTGCATCGTCGTGGCAATCGTCGCATGCTGCGGAACAAGATCAGCGAGCGTG AGAAGAACAAGAAACGCGATGTGCGCAGCAATTGGTATCACGAGCCAACTCTGGCCCGGGACGGTGTCGATCAACGACAACACGAAATACCTACAGACGTGGAACGTGGCGATATTCCCGTCATGCATGGCGATTGTGAAG ACGCCCTCGCAAGATCGCTGAGTGATCTCTTGGCATTGGTTAAGCTGCTGCGTGAAGACGTCGCCCACCAGCGTCAGGAGATTGCCTACTTGCGCATGCTCTTGGAGAACTGTGCGGGCTGCAAGGAGCCAAGTGGCGATAATAACATCAGACTCGAGCCCAACTGTCGCACTGCGAATCCTTGTTATCCTG GCGTTGATTGCCATGATAGTGCCTCGGGACCCAGGTGCGGCCGTTGTCCTGCCGGCCTCATTGGCGATGGCAAACTCTGCAAACCGGGCGTCAGCTGCGCCGACAGACCCTGCTTTCT AGGCGTTCAGTGTCACGATACTGTGAACGGTGCCCAGTGTGACTCCTGTCCGGTTGGCTATGAAGGTGATGGACGCACATGTTCGATACGTAATCCTTGTCTGGACACACCATGCCCCTCAG GTGTCGAGTGCATTGAGTTAGGCTTCTCGCCCTATTTCCAGTGCATTTCTTGTCCGCGTGGCCACAAAATCAATGGCACAACCTGCCACGATGTGGACGAATGTTCTCTCTATAGACCTTGCGATGAATCCGCTTCCTGCAGTAACCTAAATCCCGGCTTCCGCTGTGGTCCTTGCCCGCCAGGCTTTGATGGCATTCATGCTCATG GCTATTCTGCTGACTATTTGGCCGTAGGATTTCAAAAGCAAACTTGTGAAGATATTAATGAATGCAAAATGGGTTTCTTCAGATGCCCAGAACATTCCATTTGTCAGAACACAGTT ggATCCTACAGCTGTCAGTGCATCGATGGTTATGTTGCCAATGGCACTTTTAGCTGCCTGTCTGCTGCAGATCTCTGCCCCGATGGCAGCGTGTGCTCGAGGAATGCGGAATGCGTGCCCACGGATAGCTATCACTATCAATGTCGCTGCAGCGTTGGTTGGGCGGGCAACGGAAAGATCTGTGGACGTGATCGCGATTTGGATGGCTGGCCAGATGAGTCGCTTAACTGTGCGGAGCCGCACTGCAGGCGGGATAATTGTCCTGACTTGCCAAACTCGGGTCAGGAGGATGCGGACTTGGATGGCATTGGCGATGCCTGCGATGATGATGCGGACAGTGATCAAGTGGTCAACAGCAAGGACAACTGTCCATTTGCCTACAACAGCGATCAGTTGGACTCGGATCACGATGGCATTGGCGATGCCTGTGACAattgtgttttcatttcgaaCCGTCGGCAACTGGATGCGGATGAGGATGGCATGGGCAACGAGTGTGACGATGATATGGACAATGATTCCGTCGTCAATCAGTATGACAATTGTCCACATGACAGTAATCCCAATCAATCGGATATGGACAATGATGGTGTGGGCGATGTGTGTGACAATTGCCCCACAATTCCGAATCCCGCACAAGAGGATCGGGACATGGATCTGGTGGGAGATGCATGCGATAGCGACATCGATGGTGATGACGATGGTATACAGGACTCGGAAGATAATTGTCCAATGGTCAGCAATTCTGATCAGCTGGATACGGATTTCGATGGCAAGGGCGATGCCTGTGACGATGACATGGATGGCGATGGAATTCCTAACTATAGAGACAACTGTCCACTGGCTAAAAACCCCGACCAACTCGATGCAAATCGTAATGGCAAAGGTGACATCTGCGAagatgatgaggatgacgatgGCACTCCAAATATCATCGATAATTGCCCAAATAACTCGATGATACATCGCACAGATTTCCGAACTATACGCTCGGTTATGCTCGATCCCGAGGGCGATGCTCAGCTTGATCCCAACTGGGAGGTGCATGGAAATGGTTCCGAGATTACACAAACTTTAAACTCCGATCCCGGACTGGTAGTAGGCAGTGATTCCTTTGGAGGCGTTGACTTTGAGGGAACTTTCTACATCAATGATGATACGGACGATGACTATGTGGGATTTATTTTCAGTTATCAGAGCAATCGCAAGTTCTATGTGGTGCAGTGGAAGAAGGGAACTCAAACCTATTGGCAATCGTCACCATTCCGCGCCTCCGCCGAGCCAGGGGTGCAGATAAAGCTCATTGACAGCAATACGGGACCGGGATCCATGTTGCGCAATAGTTTGTGGCATGCTGGCGATACACCAGGACAGGCTAGACTACTCTGGAAGGATCCGATGAATGCCGGCTGGAAGGAGAAGACCTCATACAGATGGTCCCTGGTGCATCGACCCGCGATCGGTCTCATCCGACTGCG CATGTATGAGGGAGCCCGTTTGATTCTGGACTCGCACAATGTCTACGATGCCACGCTTACCCTGAAGGGCGGTCGCTTGGgcgttttctgtttttcgCAAGAGATGATTATATGGTCGGATCTGGTTTACAAATGCAACA CTCGTGTACCGCCCCTTATCTACAACGAACTGCCAACTCACCTGAAGCTCAAGGTGGAACTGGAGAACTGA
- the LOC133848135 gene encoding gonadotropin-releasing hormone receptor isoform X1, with the protein MAQAGEVNEFENDHRILSDWSNVNNTNGTMHLSKDMIFNDGHRLSITVYSILFVISTIGNSTVLYLLTKRRLRGPLRIDIMLMHLAIADLMVTFLLMPLEIAWAWTVQWRSTDLMCRLMSFFRVFGLYLSSFVMVCISLDRYFAILKPLQRSYNRGRIMLACAWLGSVICSIPQAYLFHLEEHPNVKGYFQCVIFHSFVSEFHNWLYQMATMCAMYAFPLIAFIYCYGAIYLEIYRKNQRVLKDVIAERFRRSNDDVLSRAKKRTLKMTISIVIVFIICWTPYYFICMWYSLDKSSVHKVNSLVRKALFIFASTNSCMNPLVYGLYNIRGRMNNNNNTSVNNRHTSLSNRLDSSNQLLQKPISMLPNGNGNGNGNGNGNSHGNASANGNGNVVAAAVAATTKLAHVVRLKTNGAAGEAPSPIASAPPVIMLNVNDDVSVVNIKCQEQSDHSKAGKQTKQPKTPIICPNHKQSGNSVNAYANLHVGVVAYSRVKRNTNEDKMLRGRSAERVSRSNNNDNNIITPHKQKQKQQEQQVNNTTSW; encoded by the exons CATACTCTTTGTGATCTCAACAATTGGCAACAGCACTGTGCTCTATCTGTTGACCAAACGCCGCTTGCGGGGTCCCTTGCGTATTGACATCATGCTAATGCATTTGGCCATTGCGGATCTAATGGTGACGTTCCTCCTGATGCCGCTCGAGATTGCGTGGGCCTGGACAGTACAGTGGCGTTCCACCGACTTAATGTGCCGTCTCATGAGTTTCTTTCGCGTCTTCGGACTGTACTTGTCGAGCTTCGTCATGGTCTGCATATCGCTGGACAG ATACTTTGCCATACTGAAGCCACTGCAGCGATCCTACAATCGGGGCCGCATCATGTTGGCCTGTGCTTGGCTGGGATCCGTCATCTGCAGCATTCCTCAG GCCTATCTCTTTCATCTGGAGGAGCATCCGAACGTCAAAGGCTACTTTCAGTGCGTCATTTTCCATTCGTTCGTCAGCGAATTTCACAACTGGCTCTATCAGATGGCCACAATGTGTGCCATGTACGCATTCCCATTGATTGCCTTCATCTATTGCTATGGCGCCATCTATCTGGAGATCTATCGCAAGAATCAGCGAGTGCTCAAGGATGTGATTGCCGAACGTTTCCGTCGCTCCAACGATGATGTGCTCAGCCGGGCCAAGAAACGCACTCTCAAGATGACCATCTCCATTGTGATTGTGTTCATCATCTGCTGGACTCCCTACTACTTCATCTGCATGTGGTACTCCTTGGACAAGTCCTCTGTCCACAAGGTGAACTCGTTGGTGCGCAAGGCGCTCTTCATCTTTGCGTCGACCAATTCGTGCATGAATCCCCTGGTCTACGGACTTTACAATATACGTGGACGCAtgaacaataataacaacacc TCGGTTAACAATCGTCACACTTCGCTATCGAATCGCCTGGACTCGTCCAATCAGTTGCTGCAGAAACCCATCAGCATGTTGCccaatggaaatggaaatggcaatggcaatggcaacgggaATAGTCATGGCAATGCCAGTGCcaatggaaatggcaatgtGGTGGCTGCTGCAGTGGCGGCTACCACAAAGCTGGCGCATGTGGTGCGCTTAAAGACAAACGGTGCTGCAGGCGAGGCACCGTCTCCGATTGCCTCAGCGCCCCCGGTCATCATGCTGAATGTTAATGACGACGTCAGCGTTGTCAACATTAAATGCCAGGAGCAATCCGACCATAGCAAAGCTGGCAAACAGACCAAGCAGCCCAAGACGCCCATCATCTGCCCGAA cCACAAACAGTCTGGCAACTCTGTGAACGCTTACGCAAATTTGCACGTGGGCGTCGTAGCTTACTCACGCGTCAAAAGAAACACAAACGAAGACAAAATGCTGCGCGGCCGCTCCGCTGAACGCGTTTctcgcagcaacaacaacgacaacaacatcataacaccacacaaacagaaacagaaacagcaagagcaacaagtTAACAACACAACATCTTGGTAG
- the LOC133837951 gene encoding uncharacterized protein LOC133837951, whose amino-acid sequence MTSMDSVVVASIVHLIFRYGFNMTPQSKLQTPGPSIPTVIVFVAVLNIIYDNQFIPSRFDNVPAGFRYTLEVVSSIVLMESVMIFWMSVEHCVFLLSKHTLLGLELVSRSTYMQHETQIIGGLTYPLSVVIFVITSQTTDLHARVLQNFND is encoded by the coding sequence ATGACATCCATGGATTCCGTTGTGGTTGCCAGCATTGTGCATTTGATCTTCCGATATGGCTTTAATATGACACCACAATCGAAGCTTCAAACACCTGGGCCATCAATTCCCACAGTCATCGTATTTGTGGCAGTATTGAATATTATCTATGATAATCAATTCATACCATCACGCTTTGATAATGTCCCAGCTGGATTTCGATATACTTTAGAGGTGGTGTCATCGATTGTCTTAATGGAATCTGTCATGATATTTTGGATGTCGGTCGAACATTGCGTATTTTTGTTATCCAAGCATACACTTCTTGGCTTGGAACTTGTAAGCAGATCCACCTACATGCAACATGAAACTCAAATAATTGGCGGCCTAACGTATCCACTGTCTGTGGTGATTTTTGTGATAACTTCTCAGACCACTGATCTTCACGCTCGGGtgcttcaaaattttaatgacTAA
- the LOC133848002 gene encoding uncharacterized protein LOC133848002 isoform X2 yields MNWSRVLLVGLAALGLAIVEVASLSLDPVASAELEQFIRKGDVVISTRHIRPRRKLHISIEALFMIDFPMLKHKMSFFLDRKQQRVTLDISANGATESRNFDIPNINETSTIRSLALQFAKNRITLFVDCKASTYHDIDMSLAKLYTQMDDPVIKLFRERKYPLHFDADMEHSLQRANCQKGLHRRGNRRMLRNKISEREKNKKRDVRSNWYHEPTLARDGVDQRQHEIPTDVERGDIPVMHGDCEDALARSLSDLLALVKLLREDVAHQRQEIAYLRMLLENCAGCKEPSGDNNIRLEPNCRTANPCYPGVDCHDSASGPRCGRCPAGLIGDGKLCKPGVSCADRPCFLGVQCHDTVNGAQCDSCPVGYEGDGRTCSIRNPCLDTPCPSGNILVPTHNVQHYQRQSQFSARKYSVVTN; encoded by the exons ATGAATTGGTCGCGCGTGTTGCTAGTTGGATTGGCCGCATTGGGCCTGGCGATTGTGGAGGTTGCATCACTCTCACTGGATCCAG TTGCCTCTGCCGAGTTGGAGCAGTTCATCAGGAAAGGCGATGTCGTCATATCCACTCGACACATCAG GCCACGCCGCAAGCTGCACATTTCGATTGAGGCGCTGTTCATGATTGACTTTCCCATGTTGAAGCATAAGATGTCCTTCTTCCTGGATCGCAAGCAACAACGCGTTACGCTCGACATAAGCGCCAATGGTGCAACCGAGTCACGCAACTTTGACATACCCAATATCAATGAGACGAGCACCATTCGATCTTTGGCCCTGCAGTTTGCCAAGAATAGAATCACATTGTTTGTGGACTGCAAGGCGAGCACCTACCACGATATCGACATGAGTTTGGCCAAGCTCTATACTCAAATGGACGATCCAGTAATCAAGCTG TTCAGAGAACGCAAATATCCACTGCACTTCGATGCAGACATGGAGCACTCGCTGCAACGTGCCAACTGCCAGAAGGGACTGCATCGTCGTGGCAATCGTCGCATGCTGCGGAACAAGATCAGCGAGCGTG AGAAGAACAAGAAACGCGATGTGCGCAGCAATTGGTATCACGAGCCAACTCTGGCCCGGGACGGTGTCGATCAACGACAACACGAAATACCTACAGACGTGGAACGTGGCGATATTCCCGTCATGCATGGCGATTGTGAAG ACGCCCTCGCAAGATCGCTGAGTGATCTCTTGGCATTGGTTAAGCTGCTGCGTGAAGACGTCGCCCACCAGCGTCAGGAGATTGCCTACTTGCGCATGCTCTTGGAGAACTGTGCGGGCTGCAAGGAGCCAAGTGGCGATAATAACATCAGACTCGAGCCCAACTGTCGCACTGCGAATCCTTGTTATCCTG GCGTTGATTGCCATGATAGTGCCTCGGGACCCAGGTGCGGCCGTTGTCCTGCCGGCCTCATTGGCGATGGCAAACTCTGCAAACCGGGCGTCAGCTGCGCCGACAGACCCTGCTTTCT AGGCGTTCAGTGTCACGATACTGTGAACGGTGCCCAGTGTGACTCCTGTCCGGTTGGCTATGAAGGTGATGGACGCACATGTTCGATACGTAATCCTTGTCTGGACACACCATGCCCCTCAG GCAACATTTTAGTGCCCACACATAACGTGCAACACTATCAGAGGCAGAGCCAGTTCTCGGCACGCAAATACTCGGTTGTAACAAACTGA
- the LOC133836396 gene encoding uncharacterized protein LOC133836396, translated as MASLESVLIAGLLHVIFRFALFVDRMKGLDTPGPRLPTMIICAALMDLIYDCRIVPLRLCRLPNVIKIMCECLVAMLLMEVGILIIWQALEFSIYLIVHTMSVNIVSEEFYAKYETLIIGAFTIPVANGIFLMTSKVTHHLHDFYSRYLAPKTNVSLQMENTIDFFERSPQYRRKKINEALSKYNTPMWQTPFDRTSQRPNLWR; from the coding sequence ATGGCCTCATTGGAATCGGTTTTGATAGCCGGCTTGTTGCATGTCATATTCCGCTTTGCCTTATTTGTAGATCGGATGAAGGGTCTCGATACGCCTGGTCCCAGGTTACCAACAATGATTATATGCGCCGCACTGATGGATCTTATCTATGATTGTCGAATAGTTCCACTTCGATTATGCAGATTACCGAACGTGATAAAAATTATGTGTGAATGTCTGGTGGCCATGTTATTGATGGAAGTGGGCATACTAATTATCTGGCAGGCTTTggaattttccatttatttaattgttcaTACAATGTCTGTGAACATTGTTTCAGAGGAATTTTATGCCAAGTATGAGACGCTGATAATTGGCGCATTCACAATTCCCGTGGCCAATGGCATTTTTCTAATGACTAGCAAGGTTACTCATCATTTGCACGATTTCTATAGCCGCTACCTTGCCCCCAAAACTAATGTATCCCTACAGATGGAAAATACTATAGACTTTTTTGAACGCAGCCCGCAGTATAgacgcaaaaaaataaatgaggcATTAAGCAAGTACAATACGCCAATGTGGCAGACGCCTTTTGACAGGACCTCACAGAGACCTAATCTTTGGCGGTAA